The window gtgattggccttcagaggacttcatggatcaagcaggaattaaggaagaatttaacgcatatttgcgtaccgctgatcttgtgagcttcgaggcagagaagtgccgtcagtaccactatctcactagttcctttgtgaggaggtttgaattttcgtcttcacgcaattctcaaactgtcctgtttgatctttatgaaaattcttatactatggacttagaggattttaccactgcttgcaaactcccacagtggggtagtactagtgaacctcgcaaatctgaatttagagattttcttgctagtataactgtggggaaatctagagacatagcacaagctaccatagggagcattcattttcctgctttacattattttgctctcttcataggtaggtgcataaatggtaaggatgaagcatgtcacatgtgtgtccctgacctcagtattctcaGGAGTGCCGTGTTAGgggataaacattataatttgggagccactgttgcacgtaggttgcatcataatagatttaatgaagatttctttggtggaatttatgcaacccgtttagctaattttcttggtgtaaccatacgtgaggatgatattgagttgcctcctgcttatttagattacgacgctatggttcgtcatcgttttgttgagagaaacgatcagttcctccagtaccgactaatctgtaacagacgacgcacctatcacgtcgctctccctgcttctaccttctttgactttcaggcaaaggggagatatttcataaccagtgaggaggcgaacgagtacgagaggagggctgagatagctcgcctccaagctgtaGCCCACAATGCAATGACTGCTGCATCACaatacgaccccaactataactttggatatccgccaggccagccgtggcaatagaccaacttaggccaaaagcctaagcttgggggagtacgtatttctcaccgacattacattcatgtttacacacttattgctagatgtcggtgctcatactctttcattgtaatatgcatgctagtttattttcctttttatgctttcttcttgtgtgtttgaaaaatcttaagaaaaactaaaaaaattagtactagcgtttagctagtttactttcttgctgtagtagtagtaattaaaagaaaacccaaaaatatttcttgttcttctcttgcttgttgggagctttcccgtgtaaatagttttatttcttttcctttttgggGGGTCGATAgggaagaccatgatgaaaatgttgaagtggctcttatatgcattattgttgatttaaccaagagtccaatgcgcgtgcactattattattattcacatcgttcggtcgtgcaagtgaaaggcaattatgacgatatatgatggactgattgagaagagagaagctggtatgaactcgacctctctggtttttgtaaatatgattagttcatcgttcctgattcagcccattatgaataaacatatttgcaatgacaattagagattatagttgcttatgccatgcttaattagctaggagtttataatgatttaccttgcgtgccaacatgctattaaaatggttgtgatgtggtatgatagggtggtatcctcctttgaatgattcaagtgacttgacttggcacatgttcacacatgtagttgaaacaaaatcaacatagccttcacgatatttatgttcatggtggattatatcttactcatgcttgcactcaatgtttattaattttaatgcatgttcatgactgttgtctctctctagttggtcgcttcccaatcttttgctagccttcacttgtactaagcggaaatactgcttgtgcatccaattccttaaaccctaaagttattccatatgaatccaccataccttcctatatgcggtatctacctgccgtttcaagtaaatttgtatgtgccaaactctaaaccttcaaatgaaattctgttttgtatgctcgaatagctcatgtatcaactagggttgtccgtatcttccatgttaggcgggttattctcaagaggagtggactccgctcctcactcacgagaaaatggctggtcaccgggatgcccagtctcatgctttatgcaaaccaaatcaaaataattgcaaacaaaactccccctgggactgttgctagttggagacactcgttgtttcgagcaagccatggattgatgcttgttggtggagggggagtataaactttaccattctgtttgggaaccgcctataatgtgtgtagcatggaagatatcgccatctcttggttattatgttgacaatgaaagtatgccgctcaaaatattatttatctctatttcaaaatcgagctctggcacctctacaaatccctgcttccctctgcgaagggcctatctatttacttttatgttgagtcatcaccctcttattaaaaagcaccagctggagagcactgctgtcatttgcatccattactattagtttatattgggtatgactatgactggatctcttttaccatgaattataatgtttagtcagtccttgatctttaaaggtgctctgcatttatgttttgcggtctcagaaagggctagcgagataccatcttgttatatcatattatgattgttttgagaaagtgttgtcatccgagatttattattattgctcgctagttgattatgccattgacatgagtaaacatgagacctaaatgttattgtgaatgtggttagttcataatctttgctgaaaacttgaatgctggctttacatatttacaacaacaagagcaaacatagtttgtaaaagtttttctttatcacgttcagtttgtcaactgaattgcttgaggacaagcaaaggtttaagcttgggggagttgatatgtctccgtcgtatctacttttccaaaaacttttgcccttgttttggactctaacttgcatgatttaaatggaactaacccggactgacgctgttttcagcagaattgccatggtgttatttatgtgaagaaacaaaagttctcggaatgacctgaaacttcacggaacttatttttggaaaatataaaaaatattggcgaaagaatcaatgtcagggggcccacaccctgtgcacgagggtgggggcgcgccctaccccctgggcgcgccccgtgcctcgtgggccccctggagctccaccgacctcaactccaactccatatattcgtgttcggggagaaaaaaatcagagagaaagattcatcgcgttttacgatacggagccgccgtcaagccctaaactctctcgggagggctgatctggagtccgttcggggctccggagaggggaattcatcgccatcgtcatcatcaaccatcctccatcaccaatttcatgatgctcaccgccgtgcgtgagtaattccatcataggcttgttggacggtgatgagttggatgagatttatcatataatcgagttagttttgttagggtttgatccctagtatccactatgttctgagattgatgttgctatgactttgctatggttaatgcttgtcactagggcccgagtgccatgattttagatctgaacctattatgttttcatgaatatatgtgagttcttgatcctatcttgcaagtctatagtcacctactatgtgttatgatccggcaaccccgaagtgacaataatcgggaccactcccggtgatgaccgtagtttgaggaggtcatgtattcactatgtgttaatgctttggtccggtactctattaaaaggaggccttaatatcccttagtttccgctaggaccccgctgccacgggagggtaggacaaaagatgtcatgcaagttcttttccataagcaggtatgactatattcggaatacatgcctacattacattgatgaattggagctagttctgtgtcatcctatgttatgactgttacatgatgaaccacatctgacataattctccatcactgatccaatgcctacgagcttttcaaatattgttctccgcttatttacttttccgttgctactgttacaatcactacaaaacccaaaaatattacttttgctatcgttaccgttacttccatattactttgctactaaatactttgttgtagatattaagttatccaggtgtggttgaattgacaactcaactgctaatacttgagaatattctttggctccccttgtgtcgaatcaataaatttgggttgaatactctaccctcgaaaactgttgcgatcccctatacttgtgggttatcaggctcCAACCCCATAGTGACTTTCCCGACCGGTAACGATGTTGTTCCGCTTGCCACCGTCGGGACCCGGTATTTCATCTGCAGCGTCTCCGGGCACTGCGACGCCGGCATGAAGGTCGAGGTCAACGTCAAGTCGAAAGAAGTGCAGACTGTGCAACGGTGCCGACGGACAGGGAACCGACGTCGCTGCCCTTCCGAGGCGGTATTAAGCTCAGCTGCGGCGGCTGGCGTTGATCACTCTACGGTGGCCCGGCTCAGTCTGATAGTTGTTGCGGCTGGTCTTACATTGTTCTTTTAGAGTGAACGATGATAGTGGTCCTTTTTCCTTGATAGGTCGTAGTATGGTCCCTTTGTGTATTAAATTCAATTCTTTTGTTAAATTAATTGCATTCATTATAATTGGATTCAACATATCTTCTTGCAAAAACCCGAATAATAACCAAGCGTGTAACCAGGAAATAAATTTATCAAAGATGTGTTGAATTCAGTGACATTACATCCATCCATTATGTACAACAGAAGTTCAGGCAGAGCAAAATTCGTCTAGATAAGTAACATGATTTTTAAGGCAAAACAGTGGGGTAAACACCCACTGCAACATTTTATATTATTGGGAAGTGTATGTATACACTAGTTTGAGATGAGCTACAAAGAAAATAAATGAAGAAAACAAACCCTAACAAACCGAGCCAAAAAAAGGAGAAACAGAAATTATAAGACTTGAGCTCGCCAAGCTTTGAAAGCGTTGCCATATGTCGTTTTCATCTTGTGTCCCAAAATCTGCTCGGCAAGAAACAGATATTACAAGAGTTCAGCTCACCAATCCGTTGTTCATCTTGTTACCATCAAGCTAAAATCATCAGCTCGGGACTCcatacccgagatctgccggatTTAACCCCGACACGGGCTATGTGGCTTAGCTCTCCGGCGAGCGACATGGTGACGGGTGTTGACGGTGTACCTTGGCCATGTCGGTGGCGAGGTGCACGGTGATGGGTGATCTTTGCGTAGCAGACGACTTCGATGGAAGCTTTGCCCTGATCTGGTTCTGGTGCTCCCATTCCGTCGTGGTGGGGTTCCCGCTAGAGTTTCCTCTATGTTGTGGGAGCTGTGGTCGAGCGAAAGCTTCGCGCTCCGGCGCCGGCGGCGACAAGGCCTGCGGGTATTGTATTCCTCTTGGGGCGTCGCCTTGGATCTCTCCTTGCCGTCTAACTCTCAGGGTGAAACCTTTATTACCTTTGGCTGATGCGGCAGCGGCGACGCTTTGTGCCGTTACCCTCTTGGGAGCGTCACCGGTGACGGTGGGTATTCCTCTTGCATGGGGGTGGGTTTCATGTGCTTCTTCTCGGCTGCTAGCTCGAGGCGTTTAGGTGCACTTAGTGCATTTTTAGCATTCTTGGCTAGCATTACCGATTTTCTTTAGATAAGCTTATGAGGTTCTCCTCAATGCCTTGTAACGggtcattttgtagtggattggTTGTTTACGCCTATATCAATAAAAAGGGTGAAAGCTTGTTTCGAGAGAGAGAACGATTCGTGAAATCAACTGTCCTTGATGGCCTATTACAATGGCGTGCATGGTGACCGATCTTGACCAAATCAGTCGACCAATGCCTATTACTACCCTTCTTGTATTTGTTATCCCGTCTTTTATATAATAAAGCTATAGTACGTAATTTGTGTATTCTTGAGAAAAGATGATTATGTTTTTTTTTCAAACTTTTACAGTGATATAGTACATCTTAATAAATCAATTATCGTGTGGTAGGAATATGCACACGTGCGCCAATACGTTCATAACTTTAATCAAAGATTATGTTCAAATAATTAATGTTTAGCACGCTCGTGCACCGGATCGATAGCAGCCTGAGGGTTTGCCGCCAGACCCAGTCTACTCTCGGCTACGAATCCCATCGTCACCATTATTAGATTATCATAGTATAATAGACGAGCCAAGCATGCACGCACCAACATGTATTTAAATTCATCTGGGAGTACTATTACTCATATTCATGCATCTTAGACCTACCATACCTCACCTGGTCAACGCGCTTACACCTGATGATCCTAGCTTGAACCAATCCATCGCCTATATATTTCGACATAGTGGAATCAACAATCTTACATCACATTCAATCGTGCAGCCATTTCTGTCTGCACTTCCTTGGATCCTATCGAATTTATCTCTAGTGCTAACTTCTAGCTCTGATCTTTTCagttagctagctagctagtcgATCGACATTTAATCCATGGGGTCTAAAGTTCTTATCCTGATCACCGTGGCCGTGGGCATGCTCGGGATGGTGCTCGGCGCCAGTCACACGGTGGGCGCGCCGGCCGGATCATGGGATCTGCAGACCAACTACACCCTGTGGGCTTCAAGAACTAGGTTTACCATCGGCGATGAGCTCCAATTTCAGTACTCCACCACCATGCACAATGTGGTGGAGGTGAGAAAGGCTGGGTACGACGCCTGCAACAGCTCCAGCCCCATCACGACGTTCCTGACCGGCAACGATGTCGTCCCACTTGCAGCCATAGGGACGCGGTACTTCATCTGCAGCGTCCCAGGGCATTGCGCCGCCGGTATGAAGGCTCAAGTCAACGTGAAGTCGAAGGCTGTGCGGACAGTACAACGGTGCCGAGGGACGGGGAAGCGGCTCCGGTGCCGGTCCGAGACCGTATTAAGCTCGGCCACGACGGCTGGCACTGATCAGTCTGCGGTGGCGCAACTAGGTCTGGCCGTTGTCGCGGCTGGTCTCGTGTTGTTCTTTTAGTGACCGACGATTGTGGTGTTTTTTTCTTCTTGACGCGTCGCGCATGCTTATTTGTGTATTATAAATCAATTCTTTTGTTAAATGTAATTTTTTCCATTATAATTGGATTTAACTTATCTTCTTGCAAAACCGAACTATATAATCAAGTGTATATAATCATGTAATAAATAAAGGGCAGTGCTTGGTGCTGGTCGGACGGCCCAAATTTCGGTCGGCCGCGCACTAGCCGTCAGATGCAAGCTGCGTAGGCCGTCTGATTTGGCTGCTCAACTCCTTCCTCCCCACGGCTTGCGCAGCCTCGCCCAACACCCTTCCCCTCACGCAGCTTGCCACCCCGGCAGCATCGCACCTCCTGTCGCCCCGGTCCCTAGCACCGTGCCATGCCGGTGAGATGCGGTATCAATGGCTTCCGCCGCGCTGATGCTCGCAATTGACACTCGCACTAGTTCTAGCAGAAACTCTCTCTGGTTCCAGCATTTGCATGCGCTGGTTGTAACATCTCGCCGGCAAGCCGGTGCTCATCGTCGCTAATTCCAACATCTACAGTCACTGGTTCCAGCAAATGGGCGAGCCGGTTCCAGCAAAAGGACTTCGCCTATGGCCCGTCCGTTCCAGAAAAAATCCGCAACTCACGGTCACCACCGTCATAGCTACTCTGATGACTGCTTGCAAGTTTTTTTGCCAACGGGTCCTAGCACCTCGCCATGCTGTTAGAAGCATGCCGCCATTCGGCGCCTGTCGGCGCCGTCGTAGCTCGCGGGAACCATGGTTGCACGGTCGCTGAGGTTTTGCAGCTTTTCTCCTGCCCCATTCCAGCATCAACACATGTCAATTCCATCAAAAAAGATGAGCGGATGCAGCATCTATTGCCGTCGGGTTCCCGGGATGCACCACAGCTGGTTCCAGCAAGAACCATGGCCAGATACAGCATCGCGGTGTCCAGTTGTAGCTTTTCTCTTTGGCGAGCATAGCTTTCCTCCGTCAATTTTCTTTTAAGATGGCAGATTTAGGATTTTATCTTAGCAGCTATAAAGGGCATTTACTTTTACATTATCGTATTAGAGAAAAGGGCTAA is drawn from Aegilops tauschii subsp. strangulata cultivar AL8/78 chromosome 1, Aet v6.0, whole genome shotgun sequence and contains these coding sequences:
- the LOC109748074 gene encoding mavicyanin-like, with the translated sequence MGSKVLILITVAVGMLGMVLGASHTVGAPAGSWDLQTNYTLWASRTRFTIGDELQFQYSTTMHNVVEVRKAGYDACNSSSPITTFLTGNDVVPLAAIGTRYFICSVPGHCAAGMKAQVNVKSKAVRTVQRCRGTGKRLRCRSETVLSSATTAGTDQSAVAQLGLAVVAAGLVLFF